The following are from one region of the Vitis riparia cultivar Riparia Gloire de Montpellier isolate 1030 chromosome 14, EGFV_Vit.rip_1.0, whole genome shotgun sequence genome:
- the LOC117931354 gene encoding probable aquaporin NIP-type, with protein sequence MSRKPDEMTEEISKVEEGLGNAYKAKAIDEVYLCTSPAVVTITQKVIAEVIGTYFVVFAGCGSVAVNGIYGSVTFPGVAATWGLIVLVMIYALGHISGAHFNPAVTITFAVLRRFPYWQVPLYIIGQLMGSILASGTLSFMFNIDREAYFGTVPAGSHGQSLVLEIIITFLLMFVISGVATDSRATGELAGIAVGMTIMLNVFVAGPVSGASMNPARSIGPALVKHVYKGLWVYVIGPIIGAIAGGLTYNLIRFTEKPLSELTKTSSLLRTISKSVPSTST encoded by the exons ATGTCAAGAAAGCCAGATGAAATGACAGAAGAGATCTCAAAGGTTGAAGAAGGTCTGGGCAATGCCTATAAGGCCAAAGCTATCGACGAGGTTTACTTGTGTACTTCACCTGCGGTTGTAACTATCACACAAAAG GTGATAGCAGAAGTGATAGGGACGTATTTTGTGGTATTTGCGGGATGTGGATCAGTGGCAGTGAATGGGATATATGGGTCAGTGACATTCCCAGGAGTAGCAGCCACATGGGGTTTGATAGTGCTGGTGATGATCTACGCTCTCGGTCATATTTCTGGTGCTCATTTCAATCCCGCCGTCACCATTACTTTTGCCGTTCTCCGACGTTTCCCATACTGGCAG GTTCCATTGTACATTATAGGTCAATTAATGGGATCAATTCTAGCAAGTGGGACATTATCATTCATGTTCAATATAGATCGTGAAGCTTATTTTGGAACTGTTCCTGCCGGATCTCATGGCCAGTCTTTAGTCCTTGAAATCATCATCACCTTCCTACTCATGTTCGTCATCTCCGGCGTTGCCACCGATAGTAGAGCG ACCGGAGAGTTGGCTGGGATTGCGGTTGGAATGACTATAATGTTGAATGTCTTTGTTGCTGG gCCTGTATCAGGAGCATCAATGAACCCAGCAAGAAGCATTGGACCAGCTTTGGTGAAGCATGTTTATAAAGGACTGTGGGTGTATGTAATTGGCCCAATTATTGGAGCCATTGCAGGGGggcttacatataatttaatcaGATTTACTGAGAAGCCTCTTAGTGAGTTAACCAAGACTAGCTCCTTGCTCAGGACCATCTCCAAGAGTGTCCCTAGTACTTCCACTTAA